The Microbacterium limosum sequence TGGCCTTGTCGGGCAGCTGCCGGCTCGGGATATACCGGTGCGACAGGGATGCCGCGGCCACGAGCGCGGCGTCGGCGATCGCGACCTTGTGGTGGGCCTCGTACCGCTCCTTCAACCCGCGCAGGATCGCGACGGTGTCCTCGACGCTGGGCTCGCCGACGTACACCTGCTGGAAGCGGCGCTCGAGCGCGGCATCCTTCTCGATGAACTCGCGGTACTCGTTGAGCGTCGTCGCGCCGATCAGGCGCAGCTCGCCGCGGGCCAGCATCGGCTTGAGCATGTTGGATGCCGCGACCGAGCCCTCCCCGCCGCCCGCGCCCATCAGCACGTGCAGCTCGTCGATGAAGGTGATGACGCGACCCTCGGACTCGGTGATCTCCTTGAGCACGCTCTTGAGCCGCTCCTCGAACTGTCCGCGGTACATCGCCCCGGCGACGAGCGCGGAGATGTCGAGGGTGATGAGCTCCTTGTCCTTGAGGGACTCCGCGACATCGCCCGCGACGATGCGCTGTGCGAGGCCCTCGACGACGGCGGTCTTGCCGACGCCGGGCTCGCCGATCAGCACGGGGTTGTTCTTCGTGCGGCGCGTGAGCACCTGGCTGACGCGCCGGATCTCGGCGTCGCGTCCGATGACGGGGTCGAGCTTGCCCTGCTTCGCGCGCTCGGTGAGGTTGATGCCGAACTGCTCGAGGGCGCTCTGCTGCTCCTCCTGCGGCTGCTGGCCTGGTTGCATGGTCGTCCGTTCTCGAGAGATCCTCGGGCTCACGTCTAACTTGAGCCTTATTGGCTCAACTTTAACACTGCCCGGACGCCGACGCCAATGCCCCCACGGGGCGCGCAGGGCGTCGGGGCCCACCCCGCGCCAGGACAACATTCCGGATGCATCGGCGCGGAGCGGCCGCCGGGGCGGCGGACGGCCGGCTCACCCCGCATCCCACCGGAATGTTGTCGCAGCCACGGCGCACAGCCCCGGTCCGCCCCCGGGGTCAGGCGGCGAACGTGGCCCGGTACGCCGTGGGGGTCGTCCCCAGCATCCGGGTGAAGTTCTGGCGCAGCACCGCCGCGGATCCGAAGCCGCAGTCCTGCGCGATCCGGTCGAGCCCCAGGTCCGTCGTCTCCAGCAGGCGCTGGGCGTGGATGATCCGCTGCCGCGCGAGCCAGGCGGCGGGGGTCGCCCCGAAGTCGGCCTTGAATCTGCGGGCGAATGTGCGCGGCGACATGTGCGCACGTGCCGCGACCTGCTCCACCGTCAGGTCGTGGCGCAGGTTCTCGAGCATCCAGTCGGCGACGGGGGTGAGCGAGAGCGAGGTCACCCTCGGCAGCGGCCGGGCGATGAACTGCGCCTGCCCGCCGTCCCGCTGGGGCGCCACCACCATCCGGCGCGCGATGACATTGGTCACCTCGGCACCGAGCTCCTGTCGCAGCAGGTGCAGGCACGCGTCGAGACCCGCAGCCGTCCCGGCGCTCGTGATGATCTTGCCGTCCTGCACGTAGAGGACGTCGGGATCCACCTCGATCTCCGGGTACATCGCGCTCATCGTCTCGGCGTAGCGCCAGTGCGTCGTCGCCCGCCGCCCGTCGAGCACCCCGGATGCCGCGAGCACGAACGCGCCGCTGCACACGCTCAGCACCCAGGCGTCGCGCGCGACCGCGCCCCGCACGGCCTCGCATACCCGCTCGTCGGCCATCGCCCACGTCGCCCGCGGGACGGGGGTGACGACGACGAGGTCGGCCACGGCCGCGAACGACAGGTCGTTCTCGACGGTGATCGAGAAGCCGAGGTTCGACGCGACGAGGCCGGGCTCGGCGGCGCAGATGCGGAAGTCGAACGGCGCGATGCCGTCGTCGGAGCGGTCGAGCCCGAACGCTTCGCACGCGAGCCCGAACTCGAAGGGCGAGAAGCCCTCCTGCACCACGACGGCGACCGTCTTCATCGCACCCCCGGAATCAGTGGCAGTTTTCCTACGAACAACGTCTACTCTGCCACTCGTGGCAGTTATCCGCTCATCGTAGCGTGACTGCCATGATCCTGCTGATGAGCTTCCTCG is a genomic window containing:
- a CDS encoding GlxA family transcriptional regulator, whose amino-acid sequence is MKTVAVVVQEGFSPFEFGLACEAFGLDRSDDGIAPFDFRICAAEPGLVASNLGFSITVENDLSFAAVADLVVVTPVPRATWAMADERVCEAVRGAVARDAWVLSVCSGAFVLAASGVLDGRRATTHWRYAETMSAMYPEIEVDPDVLYVQDGKIITSAGTAAGLDACLHLLRQELGAEVTNVIARRMVVAPQRDGGQAQFIARPLPRVTSLSLTPVADWMLENLRHDLTVEQVAARAHMSPRTFARRFKADFGATPAAWLARQRIIHAQRLLETTDLGLDRIAQDCGFGSAAVLRQNFTRMLGTTPTAYRATFAA